The following proteins are encoded in a genomic region of Leifsonia psychrotolerans:
- a CDS encoding nitroreductase family deazaflavin-dependent oxidoreductase, whose protein sequence is MPLQGEYAPSTAEWARKQAELFESSGGQEANELRSKPIIVLTTRGAKTGALRKTALMRVEHEGRYAVIASKGGTPENPAWYFNMVAEPHVLLQDGDVTLDYLAHETLGAERDEWWARAVAAWPDYADYQLKTDRRIPVFLLEPLA, encoded by the coding sequence ATGCCATTACAGGGAGAATATGCGCCGAGTACTGCCGAGTGGGCGCGCAAGCAGGCCGAATTATTCGAGAGTTCCGGCGGGCAGGAGGCGAACGAGCTGCGCTCCAAGCCGATCATCGTCTTAACCACCCGGGGCGCCAAGACCGGGGCACTGCGTAAAACCGCGCTGATGCGAGTGGAGCACGAGGGTCGGTACGCCGTCATCGCCTCCAAGGGAGGAACCCCCGAGAATCCGGCCTGGTACTTCAACATGGTGGCCGAGCCCCACGTTCTGCTGCAAGACGGAGACGTCACACTCGACTATCTCGCCCACGAAACGCTCGGTGCCGAGCGGGATGAATGGTGGGCGCGGGCTGTCGCAGCGTGGCCCGACTATGCCGACTACCAGCTGAAGACCGACCGTCGGATCCCGGTCTTCCTGTTGGAGCCGCTGGCATAA
- a CDS encoding InlB B-repeat-containing protein, protein MNETGIVWPCPQSRIRNHATRLVAALVVVLLLCSGQLIAAEPASAAVCTQIEDPAYPNLCFYRSGGGAGILQGTTPPPQNGPLNLPDTAFVEGSQKDIIHVAGSGFVGLKYTTLKLPARLQLVGGHAFNGSGLMSVTMPNSVTQLQARSFANNRLTSVTLSESMSYLADSVFAGNPTLNDVTFTGPPPSTGDFSPAAANGSLGPNADITVYYPWRYEDKRYGGGFTVGKWRGYRSQAVARMTFNMNGHGTPPSVPDVVINQMSMVPSVPTSVGYTFTNWYSDVGLTSVFAFSSTPVTGDTTLYAKWTLNTHTITFDSNGGTTLTPATVDHNSTATKPADPTKTDHTFAGWFTDTEHTSPFAFSTTPITANTTLYAKWTLNTHTITFDSNGGTTLTPATVDHNSTATKPADPTKTDHTFAGWFTDTEHTSPFAFSTTPITANTTLYAKWTLNTHTITFDSNGGTTLTPATVDHNSTATKPADPTKTDHTFAGWFTDTEHTSPFAFSTTPITANTTLYAKWTLNTHTITFDSNGGTTLTPATVDHNSTATKPADPTKTDHTFAGWFTDTEHTSPFAFSTTPITANTTLYAKWTLNTHTITFDSNGGTTLTPATVDHNSTATKPADPTKTDHTFAGWFTDTEHTSPFAFSTTPITANTTLYAKWTLNTHTITFDSNGGTTLTPATVDHNSTATKPADPTKTDHTFAGWFTDTDLSTPFLFDSKIETDTTVYAGWTAVPPTPDAVVVKLVLGEHGSNTHIIIAIGELLRPPTAPIAIGFTFTGWFADAALTIPFDFSKPITAEATIYAGWQADAVTPKPPVTAPAPDGSGDGSDGTPGAGTGSQPGGSDQGNNPVLLGQSDKPGTASHLAGTGNSSAGAALAALATLTIGCMLMLVRRRIRRV, encoded by the coding sequence GTGAACGAGACCGGCATCGTTTGGCCATGCCCGCAGAGCCGCATTCGCAATCACGCAACCCGGCTTGTCGCCGCGCTTGTCGTTGTACTGCTGCTCTGCAGCGGGCAGCTGATCGCCGCGGAGCCGGCCTCGGCGGCCGTATGTACTCAGATTGAAGATCCCGCCTACCCCAACCTGTGCTTTTACCGTTCAGGCGGCGGGGCAGGGATCCTGCAGGGCACAACTCCCCCACCGCAGAACGGCCCGCTGAATCTTCCGGATACCGCGTTCGTCGAGGGGTCGCAGAAGGACATCATTCACGTCGCCGGTTCCGGGTTCGTCGGCCTCAAGTACACCACGCTCAAACTGCCCGCGCGTCTGCAATTGGTCGGAGGACACGCCTTCAACGGCAGTGGCCTTATGAGCGTGACGATGCCCAATTCGGTGACTCAACTCCAGGCCCGATCTTTCGCAAACAACAGACTGACATCGGTGACGCTGTCCGAGTCCATGAGCTATCTGGCCGATAGCGTTTTCGCGGGCAACCCAACGCTCAACGATGTGACGTTCACGGGGCCCCCGCCTTCGACGGGTGATTTCTCCCCTGCAGCCGCCAATGGCTCGCTCGGTCCCAATGCCGACATCACCGTGTACTACCCGTGGAGATATGAAGACAAACGTTACGGTGGCGGGTTCACCGTTGGAAAGTGGCGAGGCTACAGGTCCCAGGCCGTCGCCAGAATGACCTTCAACATGAACGGTCACGGCACTCCGCCCTCCGTCCCCGACGTCGTGATAAACCAGATGTCCATGGTTCCGTCAGTACCCACGTCAGTCGGCTATACGTTCACCAATTGGTATTCGGATGTCGGCCTCACCAGTGTGTTCGCGTTCTCTTCGACTCCCGTCACCGGCGACACCACCCTCTACGCGAAGTGGACGCTCAACACACACACCATCACCTTCGACAGCAACGGCGGCACCACCCTCACCCCCGCCACCGTCGACCACAACAGCACCGCCACCAAACCAGCCGACCCGACCAAAACCGACCACACCTTCGCCGGCTGGTTCACCGACACCGAGCACACCTCACCCTTCGCCTTCAGCACCACCCCAATCACCGCAAACACCACCCTCTACGCGAAGTGGACGCTCAACACACACACCATCACCTTCGACAGCAACGGCGGCACCACCCTCACCCCCGCCACCGTCGACCACAACAGCACCGCCACCAAACCAGCCGACCCGACCAAAACCGACCACACCTTCGCCGGCTGGTTCACCGACACCGAGCACACCTCACCCTTCGCCTTCAGCACCACCCCAATCACCGCAAACACCACCCTCTACGCGAAGTGGACGCTCAACACACACACCATCACCTTCGACAGCAACGGCGGCACCACCCTCACCCCCGCCACCGTCGACCACAACAGCACCGCCACCAAACCAGCCGACCCGACCAAAACCGACCACACCTTCGCCGGCTGGTTCACCGACACCGAGCACACCTCACCCTTCGCCTTCAGCACCACCCCAATCACCGCAAACACCACCCTCTACGCGAAGTGGACGCTCAACACACACACCATCACCTTCGACAGCAACGGCGGCACCACCCTCACCCCCGCCACCGTCGACCACAACAGCACCGCCACCAAACCAGCCGACCCGACCAAAACCGACCACACCTTCGCCGGCTGGTTCACCGACACCGAGCACACCTCACCCTTCGCCTTCAGCACCACCCCAATCACCGCAAACACCACCCTCTACGCGAAGTGGACGCTCAACACACACACCATCACCTTCGACAGCAACGGCGGCACCACCCTCACCCCCGCCACCGTCGACCACAACAGCACCGCCACCAAACCAGCCGACCCGACCAAAACCGACCACACCTTCGCCGGCTGGTTCACCGACACCGAGCACACCTCACCCTTCGCCTTCAGCACCACCCCAATCACCGCAAACACCACCCTCTACGCGAAGTGGACGCTCAACACACACACCATCACCTTCGACAGCAACGGCGGCACCACCCTCACCCCCGCCACCGTCGACCACAACAGCACCGCCACCAAACCAGCCGACCCGACCAAAACCGACCACACCTTCGCCGGCTGGTTCACCGACACCGATCTCAGTACGCCTTTCCTCTTCGACAGCAAGATAGAGACCGACACGACGGTCTACGCAGGCTGGACCGCCGTTCCCCCGACGCCGGACGCCGTCGTGGTGAAACTCGTGCTTGGCGAGCACGGCAGCAACACCCACATCATCATCGCCATCGGCGAACTCCTCCGCCCGCCCACCGCACCCATCGCAATTGGCTTCACCTTCACTGGTTGGTTCGCGGATGCCGCACTTACGATTCCGTTCGACTTCTCCAAACCGATCACCGCCGAGGCCACGATTTACGCCGGATGGCAGGCAGACGCTGTCACGCCGAAGCCGCCGGTCACTGCCCCAGCTCCAGACGGATCCGGCGACGGATCGGACGGCACACCTGGCGCAGGCACGGGCTCGCAACCCGGCGGCTCAGATCAGGGAAACAACCCCGTGTTGCTGGGCCAGTCAGACAAGCCCGGCACTGCGAGCCACCTCGCCGGTACCGGAAACAGCAGTGCAGGCGCCGCGCTCGCGGCCCTCGCGACTCTCACAATCGGTTGCATGCTCATGCTCGTGCGCCGTCGCATCCGTCGCGTGTAG
- a CDS encoding leucine-rich repeat protein — translation MFETSFTQVRPQAPIRRVAGRVTAAVTVALLLGTGQLVLAAPASAATGTVVIDGITFEADSESVAAGAAAVGYAGPASVTIPASVTIDGQDYAVTTIGEGAFADAGLTAVTLPASLTAIGAGAFQTNRLTALTIPNAVTEIGASAFFTNRLSTLSLGSSVTHIGVSAFAWNSLRDVIIPASVTSIEGNGFGENFSADYLDYPDLVAGIGTSFPPQSLTRASFLGLPPTTFVGYGGYDTLSLPREERPSLGINVWIKHYSHFTDAPGSPGFTKPKWSDYIAEEFPTVSFEMNGHGAQVPEQNIAPQQLVTEPPVPTADGWNFTGWFDDAELLVPANFSNDSTINPTIFHAGWRPVTESSVLDGFISVIDPNDLTAGASVIGYRGSALDLAIPATVTINGTSFPVTAIGDFAFFLKGLTAVTIPAQVTVIKQYAFADNQLTSITIPTGVTSIGDLAFYFNRLSVVSIPDGVTSIGEGVFYYNRLTSVTIPDSVTSIGGSAFTLNRLTSVSLGNSVTAIGDYAFSHNSLVEVTIPASVITIGDNAFGDNFDIDYLDYIEDGDNQPTASDTPSTLTLVRFLGAPPTEFVAAPATDDSSPSLGSELGLTVRFPIEFSDTPETPGYTSPTWRGYMAAAFATVSFVMGGHGAPIAARMVDYGTPTTAPAAPTASGFTFTGWFTAANLKTPFNFGAPITATTTVYAGWKANAVTPPAPWKPTMKRISGTDRYATSVALSKAGFAKTAPVVYIATGTNYPDALGAAPAATKEGGPLLLTPPAALPAVVKTEISRLKPGKIIVVGGTAAVSDTVLAELKQLAPTVKRVAGSDRFDTARQVVTQAFGSSVASAYLATGLNYPDALSASAAAGANGIPVLLVNGGATSADTATKTLLTKLNVKNVTVVGGKAAVSNEIVSSLKSIGKVTRISGTDRFDTSQKVNKAAFTTIKSAYLATGFQFPDALAGAALAGAKGAPLYVVQPTCIPAGIHTDLTSFTPTTITLIGGTSALSDTVLKRGRC, via the coding sequence GTGTTCGAAACCAGTTTTACTCAGGTACGTCCACAAGCGCCCATTCGCCGCGTCGCCGGCCGCGTCACCGCAGCAGTGACCGTTGCGCTCCTGCTCGGCACGGGCCAGCTGGTGCTCGCTGCCCCCGCTTCGGCCGCCACCGGCACCGTCGTCATCGATGGGATCACCTTCGAGGCTGACAGCGAGAGTGTCGCAGCCGGTGCCGCGGCCGTCGGCTATGCCGGTCCTGCCAGCGTCACCATCCCAGCCAGCGTCACAATTGACGGCCAGGATTACGCCGTCACGACGATCGGAGAGGGTGCGTTCGCCGACGCAGGGCTCACCGCAGTCACCCTCCCCGCTTCCCTGACGGCAATCGGTGCGGGCGCTTTCCAGACCAACCGCCTCACCGCGCTGACCATCCCCAATGCGGTCACCGAGATCGGCGCATCCGCATTTTTCACGAACCGGCTCTCCACGCTCAGCCTCGGCAGCTCCGTCACCCACATCGGCGTGTCGGCATTCGCCTGGAATTCTCTTCGTGACGTCATCATTCCCGCCTCGGTCACCTCAATCGAAGGAAACGGCTTCGGCGAAAACTTCTCCGCCGATTACCTCGACTATCCGGATCTGGTGGCCGGGATCGGTACATCCTTCCCGCCGCAATCGTTGACGAGAGCCTCTTTTCTCGGCCTTCCGCCGACGACATTCGTCGGGTACGGCGGATATGACACTCTGAGCCTGCCGCGCGAAGAGCGCCCGTCACTCGGCATCAATGTCTGGATCAAGCACTACTCTCACTTCACCGATGCCCCGGGGAGCCCCGGATTCACGAAGCCGAAGTGGTCCGATTACATCGCGGAAGAGTTCCCGACGGTGAGCTTCGAGATGAACGGCCACGGCGCTCAGGTTCCCGAGCAGAACATAGCCCCCCAGCAGCTCGTGACCGAACCGCCCGTGCCGACAGCCGACGGATGGAATTTCACGGGCTGGTTCGACGACGCCGAGCTGCTCGTTCCGGCCAACTTCAGCAACGATTCAACCATCAACCCCACCATCTTCCATGCCGGCTGGAGGCCGGTCACGGAGTCCAGCGTCCTCGACGGATTCATCTCGGTGATCGACCCGAACGATCTGACCGCGGGCGCCAGTGTGATCGGCTACCGAGGTAGCGCGCTCGACCTGGCGATCCCGGCCACCGTCACGATCAACGGAACGAGTTTCCCGGTCACCGCGATCGGAGACTTCGCCTTCTTTCTCAAGGGTCTGACCGCGGTCACCATTCCGGCGCAGGTCACGGTCATCAAGCAATACGCTTTCGCGGACAATCAGCTCACCTCGATTACGATCCCGACCGGCGTGACGTCAATCGGCGACCTGGCGTTTTATTTCAACCGGTTGTCTGTGGTGAGCATCCCCGACGGTGTCACCTCCATCGGCGAGGGGGTGTTCTATTACAACCGATTGACGTCTGTGACTATCCCCGACTCCGTCACCAGCATCGGCGGCAGCGCTTTTACGTTGAACCGGTTGACGAGCGTCTCGCTTGGCAACTCGGTGACAGCCATCGGCGATTACGCTTTCTCTCATAATTCGCTCGTCGAGGTCACCATTCCGGCATCCGTCATCACAATCGGAGACAACGCTTTCGGCGACAATTTCGATATTGACTACCTCGACTACATCGAGGACGGGGACAACCAACCGACCGCGTCGGATACGCCGTCGACACTCACCCTGGTGAGATTCCTCGGCGCCCCACCCACGGAGTTCGTCGCGGCCCCGGCCACGGACGATTCCTCGCCGTCGCTCGGTTCCGAGCTGGGCCTCACGGTACGCTTCCCCATCGAATTCTCTGACACTCCTGAGACACCGGGCTATACCTCGCCCACCTGGCGTGGCTACATGGCTGCGGCGTTTGCAACGGTGAGCTTTGTGATGGGTGGCCACGGTGCTCCGATCGCGGCTCGTATGGTCGACTACGGCACACCGACGACAGCACCGGCTGCACCGACCGCATCCGGTTTCACCTTCACCGGCTGGTTCACCGCTGCCAACCTGAAGACCCCGTTCAACTTCGGGGCACCGATCACCGCGACCACCACGGTCTACGCCGGCTGGAAGGCCAACGCCGTCACGCCGCCGGCTCCATGGAAACCGACCATGAAGCGCATCTCGGGCACCGACCGCTACGCGACCTCGGTCGCACTGTCGAAGGCCGGCTTCGCCAAGACCGCCCCGGTCGTCTACATCGCCACCGGCACCAACTACCCCGACGCCCTCGGCGCAGCCCCGGCCGCAACCAAGGAAGGCGGACCCCTGCTCCTCACCCCGCCGGCCGCACTTCCCGCCGTCGTGAAAACCGAGATCTCACGGTTGAAGCCCGGCAAGATCATCGTCGTCGGCGGCACCGCCGCCGTCTCGGACACCGTACTGGCCGAGCTGAAGCAACTCGCCCCCACCGTGAAACGTGTGGCCGGTTCCGACCGCTTCGACACCGCCCGACAGGTCGTCACGCAGGCATTTGGCAGTTCGGTCGCGTCCGCGTACCTCGCGACAGGACTGAACTACCCCGACGCACTGTCGGCATCCGCCGCAGCGGGCGCCAACGGCATCCCCGTTCTACTCGTCAACGGCGGCGCGACCAGCGCCGACACGGCAACCAAGACCCTGTTGACGAAACTCAACGTGAAGAACGTGACGGTCGTCGGCGGAAAAGCCGCCGTCTCTAACGAGATCGTCTCCTCGCTGAAGAGCATCGGAAAGGTCACCCGAATCTCAGGCACCGACCGATTCGACACCTCACAGAAAGTCAACAAAGCAGCGTTCACCACGATCAAGAGCGCCTACCTCGCCACCGGCTTCCAGTTCCCCGACGCCCTCGCCGGCGCCGCACTGGCCGGAGCGAAGGGAGCACCGCTCTACGTCGTGCAACCCACCTGCATCCCCGCCGGCATCCACACCGATCTGACGTCATTCACACCGACCACGATCACCCTCATCGGCGGCACATCAGCGCTCTCAGACACCGTCCTCAAGCGAGGCCGCTGCTAA